A genome region from Deltaproteobacteria bacterium includes the following:
- the dusB gene encoding tRNA dihydrouridine synthase DusB gives MAVDCPLISQLKSNPFVLAPMAGITDHPFRTLMKTLGSSVVVSELISANGIEYENAKTLAMMGFDEIQRPVAIQLFGDEPEVLASAAQVVELKNVDFIDINFGCPVPKVTKKGGGSAVLKDLTKLTQLVRAVVKAVKIPVTIKIRTGWDHLSRNSVEVCHIAYNEGVTWVAIHGRTRAQNYEGIADWDYIADVKSKVKIPILGNGDIHSAKEANFRLTTSGCDGVLIGRGALKNPFIFKESLEIRRSSEKHLSTLSASLSTFTPSSPPPFARDFSHVLNELNRLYSLHSSDQIRGIQLKKFAAWFSSGFPESAKFRKKIFELTSNELILEAALLYFSDHKHFIPEDTNNDKFLMGGHG, from the coding sequence ATGGCTGTAGACTGCCCCCTCATTTCTCAACTAAAATCAAATCCATTTGTTCTTGCTCCTATGGCTGGAATTACAGATCATCCCTTCAGAACTTTAATGAAAACTCTGGGTAGCAGTGTTGTTGTTTCTGAACTAATCAGTGCCAATGGAATTGAGTATGAAAATGCAAAAACGTTAGCAATGATGGGTTTTGATGAAATTCAACGACCCGTGGCTATTCAATTATTTGGTGATGAACCTGAAGTATTGGCGAGTGCCGCTCAGGTCGTTGAATTAAAAAATGTAGATTTTATTGATATCAATTTTGGATGTCCTGTTCCCAAAGTGACCAAAAAAGGTGGGGGATCCGCCGTCCTCAAAGATCTTACAAAATTGACTCAGCTGGTGCGTGCTGTTGTTAAGGCTGTCAAGATCCCTGTTACTATCAAAATTCGAACGGGTTGGGACCATCTATCAAGAAATTCTGTGGAAGTGTGCCATATAGCTTATAACGAAGGTGTTACCTGGGTTGCCATTCATGGCCGCACCCGTGCTCAAAATTATGAAGGTATTGCTGATTGGGACTATATTGCTGATGTTAAAAGTAAAGTGAAAATCCCCATTCTGGGTAACGGTGACATTCATTCTGCCAAAGAGGCTAATTTTAGACTAACAACTTCTGGTTGTGATGGCGTTTTAATTGGTCGAGGCGCCCTAAAAAATCCCTTTATTTTTAAAGAATCTCTAGAAATACGGAGATCTAGTGAAAAACACTTATCAACATTATCAGCCTCTCTATCCACATTCACACCCTCATCCCCACCTCCATTTGCAAGGGACTTTTCTCATGTTCTGAATGAACTCAATCGTTTATACTCTTTGCATAGCTCGGATCAAATCAGAGGGATTCAATTAAAGAAGTTTGCAGCTTGGTTTTCTTCAGGTTTTCCTGAATCTGCTAAATTTAGAAAAAAAATTTTTGAGCTCACCAGCAATGAACTTATATTAGAAGCCGCTTTGCTTTATTTCTCTGATCATAAACACTTCATTCCTGAGGACACCAACAACGATAAATTTCTCATGGGCGGGCATGGTTAG
- a CDS encoding nitroreductase family protein — protein MDKEIFYAFIESRKSIRKFTKDSIDKKIIERILLAGCHAPSGKNRQNWRFFVVQGDKRNEYLKLSQKTWLAIKDILKVKLKPSLYDFTERFFFTLGGAPVLIFCYSHNSPDEKYLTSIGSVYMAVENINLACLAEGLGCCTMGAPLEIKAEVDKFLGIENLPEYKSGELELLCGIAVGVPDHQPPKAPRQMEGRITWL, from the coding sequence TTGGACAAAGAAATATTTTATGCCTTCATTGAATCTAGAAAGTCGATCAGAAAATTCACCAAGGATTCCATTGATAAGAAGATCATTGAAAGAATTTTGCTTGCCGGTTGTCACGCCCCTTCCGGAAAGAACAGACAAAATTGGCGCTTTTTTGTCGTTCAAGGAGATAAAAGAAATGAATATTTAAAATTGTCACAAAAAACATGGTTAGCAATTAAAGATATTTTAAAAGTAAAATTGAAGCCCTCTTTATATGATTTTACAGAACGATTCTTTTTTACTCTAGGGGGGGCTCCCGTTTTGATTTTTTGTTATTCCCATAATTCTCCTGATGAGAAATATCTCACCAGTATTGGCAGTGTTTATATGGCAGTTGAAAATATTAATTTAGCCTGCCTCGCCGAAGGGCTTGGCTGTTGCACTATGGGCGCCCCCTTGGAAATAAAGGCAGAGGTGGATAAGTTTTTAGGAATAGAGAACTTACCAGAGTACAAATCGGGAGAACTCGAACTCTTATGTGGAATTGCGGTAGGTGTACCCGATCATCAGCCTCCAAAAGCTCCAAGGCAAATGGAAGGAAGAATTACATGGCTGTAG
- the ftsE gene encoding cell division ATP-binding protein FtsE — translation MIEFSHLYKTYHHQVHALKNISFNISSGEFVFLTGPSGSGKSTLFKMINGYEAPTSGNVNVANYDVAKLGEKDIPYFRRKLGIVFQDFKLLYDKTVMQNISLPLIVQKYSDSYVRKRVHDVLDLVGLSHKKEQYPEYLSGGEQQRTAIARAIVHQPGVLIADEPTGNLDPEMSQHIIDVFEKVCAQGTTVFIATHDLEMVKKRNKRVLQIKDGCL, via the coding sequence ATGATTGAATTTTCTCATTTATACAAAACCTATCATCATCAAGTTCACGCATTGAAAAATATTTCATTTAATATAAGTTCTGGTGAGTTTGTTTTTTTAACTGGCCCTAGTGGTTCTGGAAAATCAACCCTCTTCAAAATGATAAATGGATATGAAGCACCTACTTCTGGAAATGTAAATGTGGCTAACTACGATGTGGCTAAGTTAGGCGAAAAAGATATCCCCTATTTTCGACGAAAATTGGGAATCGTTTTTCAGGATTTTAAACTTTTATATGATAAAACGGTAATGCAAAATATTTCTCTGCCTTTGATCGTTCAAAAATATTCTGACTCCTATGTAAGAAAAAGAGTTCATGATGTTTTAGATTTGGTGGGGCTTTCTCATAAAAAGGAACAATATCCAGAATATCTTTCTGGAGGAGAACAGCAACGCACGGCCATCGCTAGGGCCATCGTACATCAACCAGGAGTTTTAATCGCTGATGAACCAACGGGAAATTTAGACCCAGAAATGAGTCAGCATATTATTGATGTCTTTGAAAAAGTATGTGCTCAAGGAACAACTGTATTTATTGCGACTCACGATCTAGAAATGGTAAAAAAAAGAAATAAAAGGGTTTTGCAAATTAAAGATGGTTGTCTATGA
- a CDS encoding peptidoglycan DD-metalloendopeptidase family protein encodes MIKWTIFYLFYSFTSQGEERVNQLYNSTKSKIEELDRKQDQIVNALIKINIKTKKMTYEIDKLAKEKELLEIGLEKNIQEIKEISAKMSETRKEFVNKFKMLNRFKGEDILKTALMFPKLSQIEKNAKMMGLIAANDIISIQEYFEGKAKLKEKILFSKKKIVDLNTITKDIEQKKLNLESEYKSKTSFLEKIKKSTLFSLSRLEKFKKNKKDSNLNDSGVLDFLTSESLAEKKGKILSPIEGRIIETYGYQEKETNAYLNNSGVFVSASENQPVRSIYQGLVIEEGFVNGLGNFIIIDHGDNYYSVYGNIKKLSIKKGDRLKTGQILASIDHQYIDNQLGLYFELRHYSKVLNPQNWIGGWNEEVQTRSR; translated from the coding sequence ATGATAAAATGGACCATATTTTATCTTTTTTATTCATTTACGTCTCAAGGAGAAGAAAGAGTAAATCAATTATATAACTCAACTAAAAGTAAAATTGAAGAACTTGATAGAAAACAAGATCAAATTGTGAATGCACTCATTAAAATTAACATTAAAACAAAAAAAATGACTTATGAAATAGATAAATTAGCGAAAGAAAAAGAGTTATTGGAAATAGGTTTAGAGAAAAACATTCAAGAGATCAAAGAAATTTCGGCTAAAATGTCAGAAACAAGAAAAGAATTTGTTAATAAATTTAAAATGTTAAACAGGTTTAAGGGCGAAGATATTTTGAAAACGGCGCTGATGTTTCCTAAATTATCTCAGATAGAGAAAAATGCAAAAATGATGGGGTTAATTGCTGCAAATGATATTATTTCAATACAAGAATACTTTGAGGGAAAAGCAAAGTTGAAAGAAAAAATCCTCTTCTCAAAAAAAAAAATTGTCGATTTAAATACGATAACTAAAGACATAGAACAAAAAAAATTAAATTTGGAGTCTGAATATAAAAGCAAAACTAGTTTTCTAGAAAAAATTAAAAAATCAACATTATTTAGTCTTTCTCGCTTAGAAAAATTTAAAAAAAACAAGAAGGATTCCAATTTGAATGATTCGGGTGTGTTGGATTTTTTAACGAGTGAGTCTTTAGCAGAAAAAAAGGGAAAGATCCTAAGTCCCATAGAGGGTCGAATCATTGAAACCTATGGCTATCAAGAAAAGGAAACAAACGCCTATTTAAATAATTCAGGCGTATTTGTTTCAGCAAGCGAAAATCAGCCGGTTAGATCCATCTATCAGGGTCTTGTTATTGAGGAAGGCTTCGTAAATGGGTTGGGAAATTTTATTATCATTGATCATGGTGACAATTACTATTCGGTCTATGGCAATATTAAAAAATTAAGCATTAAAAAAGGTGATAGATTAAAAACAGGTCAGATACTGGCCAGTATTGATCATCAGTATATCGATAATCAACTTGGATTGTATTTTGAGTTAAGACATTATTCGAAAGTATTAAATCCACAAAACTGGATCGGGGGATGGAATGAAGAAGTTCAAACAAGAAGTCGGTAA
- a CDS encoding S41 family peptidase: MKKFKQEVGNKKWWMIGITSLVFLFLASQAQERYTELQNFSKVLNLIQQYYVEEVNTKKLIQGAIKGMLKELDPHTSFMAADVFKEFESETSGEFAGLGVEMTIQNGILTIISPIEDTPAWNAGVKAGDKVIAIDGNSTKGLSLVEASQLIKGKNGSKVILKVVRDKTPEPIDISITRAQIKIKSIKYTNLEDGFGYIRITSFIENSAKDLEKAIDKHLEKNKKIEGIIIDLRRNPGGLLEQAIKISDMFLKEGVIVSTIGRNKSEKEVSYASKKGKYTDFPLIILVNEYSASASEIVSGALQDNKRALIVGERTFGKGSVQSIVKLPDGSGLKLTVARYYTPSGISIQAEGIKPDIEIEDVEVEQFTKALVKQKISREKDIQGHLKGDREKTDSESKSKSDSEEGSASPLAWWNNVASSKEETLSPKQKLLKSDYQIYQAYNYIKTWKTLKLLNK; the protein is encoded by the coding sequence ATGAAGAAGTTCAAACAAGAAGTCGGTAATAAAAAATGGTGGATGATAGGCATAACAAGTTTGGTCTTTTTATTTTTAGCGAGCCAAGCTCAAGAAAGATATACGGAATTGCAAAACTTTAGCAAGGTACTAAATTTAATCCAACAATACTATGTGGAAGAAGTGAACACTAAAAAACTAATTCAGGGAGCAATCAAAGGAATGCTAAAGGAGTTAGATCCTCATACAAGTTTCATGGCTGCGGATGTATTTAAAGAATTTGAATCAGAGACTTCAGGTGAGTTTGCTGGTTTGGGTGTTGAAATGACCATACAAAATGGAATCTTGACAATTATTTCGCCGATCGAAGACACTCCCGCTTGGAATGCGGGAGTGAAGGCTGGGGATAAGGTCATTGCCATCGATGGAAATTCGACGAAAGGACTTTCCCTTGTAGAAGCTTCTCAGCTGATAAAAGGGAAAAATGGCAGCAAGGTCATTTTAAAAGTAGTGAGAGATAAAACTCCTGAACCGATAGATATCTCTATCACTCGAGCTCAAATTAAAATCAAATCGATAAAATACACGAATTTAGAAGACGGATTTGGCTATATTAGAATTACAAGTTTTATAGAAAACTCAGCTAAGGATCTTGAGAAAGCCATAGATAAACATCTCGAAAAAAATAAAAAAATAGAAGGAATTATCATCGATCTCAGAAGAAATCCTGGTGGTTTATTAGAACAAGCCATAAAAATTAGCGATATGTTTTTAAAAGAGGGAGTCATTGTTAGCACGATTGGACGTAACAAAAGTGAAAAAGAAGTCTCTTATGCCAGCAAGAAAGGAAAATATACTGATTTTCCACTCATCATTTTAGTTAATGAATACTCGGCCAGTGCAAGCGAAATTGTATCAGGGGCCCTTCAAGATAACAAAAGAGCGCTTATCGTTGGCGAAAGAACTTTTGGTAAAGGTTCTGTACAATCCATTGTGAAGCTGCCAGATGGAAGCGGGTTAAAATTAACGGTAGCAAGGTATTACACGCCGAGTGGTATCTCTATACAAGCAGAAGGAATTAAACCTGACATTGAAATAGAAGATGTAGAAGTCGAACAGTTTACTAAAGCCTTGGTTAAACAAAAAATTTCAAGAGAAAAAGATATTCAAGGTCATTTAAAAGGCGATCGAGAGAAAACAGATTCTGAATCTAAATCCAAGAGTGATTCTGAAGAAGGCTCAGCAAGTCCCTTAGCTTGGTGGAACAATGTCGCTTCATCAAAAGAAGAAACTCTTTCTCCAAAACAAAAACTTTTAAAAAGTGATTATCAAATCTATCAGGCCTATAATTACATTAAAACCTGGAAGACCTTAAAACTTTTAAATAAATAA
- a CDS encoding flagellin FliC, whose protein sequence is MGMRISTNIAAVNAQRNLVTSQKTIQKSMQQLASGSRINIAADDAAGLAISEGLKAQARSAGQARRNANDGISMIQTAEGGLNEISNIVVRLRELGMQSASDTVSDTERGFLNKEVTQLKSEVQRLANVTTWGKTKLLDGSTQTFDYQVGLYQDPQNSIISFVASDNVATLDGLDIEGIDFSSKRGAQDGLENLDNALTKVNGMRSNLGALQNRLNSTSDNLSVQEENILSANSRIRDTDVAMASSEMVRNNILLQAGTATLSQANQVNSLALKLIG, encoded by the coding sequence ATGGGAATGAGAATCTCGACAAACATCGCGGCTGTTAACGCACAAAGAAATTTAGTTACCAGTCAAAAAACAATTCAAAAATCGATGCAGCAGTTGGCTTCTGGAAGCCGAATAAATATCGCTGCTGACGATGCAGCTGGACTAGCCATATCAGAGGGCTTAAAGGCCCAAGCAAGATCAGCGGGGCAAGCAAGAAGAAATGCGAATGATGGAATTTCAATGATTCAGACAGCGGAAGGCGGTTTGAATGAAATTTCAAATATTGTTGTCAGATTGAGAGAGTTAGGAATGCAATCAGCCTCTGATACTGTTTCTGACACGGAAAGAGGATTTTTAAACAAAGAAGTCACTCAGTTAAAAAGTGAAGTTCAAAGATTGGCCAATGTGACAACCTGGGGTAAAACTAAATTGTTAGATGGGTCGACTCAGACTTTTGATTATCAAGTCGGGCTTTATCAGGACCCACAGAACAGTATTATTTCTTTTGTCGCTTCGGACAATGTGGCTACTTTAGATGGTTTAGATATTGAGGGCATTGATTTCTCATCAAAACGAGGAGCACAGGATGGTCTTGAAAATTTAGATAATGCCCTAACCAAAGTAAATGGCATGAGATCAAATCTTGGAGCTTTGCAAAACAGATTGAACTCCACTTCTGATAACTTATCTGTTCAGGAAGAAAATATTCTTTCAGCAAATAGTCGAATCAGAGATACAGATGTGGCAATGGCGTCATCGGAAATGGTTCGAAATAATATTCTATTGCAGGCAGGTACCGCCACCTTGTCTCAAGCAAATCAAGTAAATTCATTAGCTCTTAAACTTATCGGTTAA
- the tig gene encoding trigger factor, translating to MKSNVEKLSPLQRKLTIEVPLATVQTSFDRIFNDIQKEVTLKGFRKGKAPLSSIKSMYNSKVKQDVMQDLIQKHYSKALIEHKLEPISYPEFEFDDLHEEKEFNFSAIFDIRPEVNLKKYENLEVEKEIYTFDEKQIDTTLEKMRKAKAILQDITDSRPAQLGDTAVINYNGFVDDKPLDGGAGEGHLLELGSHQFIEGFEEGIVGMNILDEKSLTLRFPTPYHSKDLEGKEVIFKVKLLGLKSKVLPEINDEFIKASGTGVNSVEEFRKVVRSDLEASEKKQVEDAFKNRLLKTLVKENPVEVPSSLLKEQKNSLIEDFKKRMEQQGMAPDSMGEYIQKWDKDFEKTAAEMIQSSFLVDAIGRKYELLCTQADINKKFAEYAAQTGIDESRIKEFYSKEETMSRLTYQITEEKVLGKLMETVKVKEMTKEQLKEEEN from the coding sequence ATGAAATCTAATGTCGAAAAACTATCCCCTCTGCAAAGAAAATTAACTATTGAAGTACCTCTCGCAACAGTCCAAACAAGTTTTGATCGTATTTTTAATGATATTCAAAAAGAAGTCACTCTTAAAGGTTTCAGAAAAGGCAAAGCCCCCTTAAGCTCTATTAAAAGTATGTATAACAGCAAGGTGAAACAGGATGTAATGCAAGACCTCATTCAAAAACACTATTCGAAAGCTCTCATTGAACATAAGCTAGAGCCTATCTCCTATCCTGAATTTGAATTTGATGACCTTCATGAAGAAAAGGAATTTAATTTTTCAGCCATTTTCGATATTCGTCCTGAAGTTAATTTGAAAAAATACGAAAATTTAGAAGTCGAAAAAGAAATTTATACTTTTGATGAAAAACAAATTGATACCACGCTTGAAAAAATGAGAAAAGCGAAAGCCATCCTACAAGATATCACTGATAGCAGACCTGCCCAGCTAGGAGACACCGCTGTTATCAATTACAATGGATTTGTTGATGACAAACCTTTAGATGGAGGTGCTGGTGAAGGGCATTTGCTGGAACTTGGTTCTCATCAATTTATTGAAGGTTTCGAGGAAGGCATTGTGGGAATGAATATCCTCGATGAAAAAAGTTTAACTCTTCGGTTTCCAACTCCCTATCATTCTAAAGATTTGGAAGGAAAAGAAGTTATTTTCAAAGTTAAACTACTTGGATTAAAATCAAAAGTCCTTCCAGAAATTAACGATGAATTTATTAAAGCTTCTGGCACTGGGGTCAATTCAGTTGAAGAGTTTCGGAAAGTTGTTAGGTCCGATCTAGAAGCTTCTGAAAAAAAACAAGTTGAAGATGCCTTTAAAAACAGACTTCTGAAAACTCTGGTAAAGGAAAATCCAGTGGAAGTTCCAAGTTCTTTATTAAAAGAACAAAAAAATTCTTTAATTGAGGATTTTAAAAAAAGAATGGAACAACAGGGAATGGCACCCGATTCAATGGGTGAATATATTCAAAAATGGGACAAAGATTTTGAAAAGACAGCCGCCGAAATGATTCAATCAAGTTTTCTCGTTGATGCGATAGGAAGAAAATATGAACTTCTTTGCACTCAAGCTGATATAAACAAGAAATTTGCAGAATATGCAGCTCAAACTGGAATTGATGAATCGAGAATAAAAGAATTTTATTCCAAAGAGGAAACAATGAGCCGTTTAACTTATCAAATCACTGAAGAAAAAGTTTTAGGTAAGTTAATGGAAACTGTAAAAGTTAAAGAAATGACTAAAGAGCAACTCAAGGAAGAAGAAAACTAA
- a CDS encoding arsenical pump-driving ATPase has translation MQKIIFVTGKGGVGKSSYAAVLAQKYAIQGKKTLLVELGDQSFYKEFFSLEKVEYTPLQLSHNLDISLWSGKDCLKEYALYLLKSEMLYKLFFENKISRTLIQIAPGLSELAILGKITAGPRNHGPPTSHEVIVVDSYSTGHFLALLKAPKGLSEIIRFGPMGEQSRSIFNSLLNPEICQYHIVTLAEELPYLEGMELYEEIEKLTKMKPKLIFNRVIETNLKEKDFLEEFKLNDFHRYIKSILQNQENYFTQTNLQKIEFVILPLIFQSNPFEFIKSLAQEVNL, from the coding sequence ATGCAAAAAATTATATTTGTTACAGGCAAAGGGGGCGTGGGGAAGTCATCCTATGCTGCAGTTCTTGCGCAAAAATATGCAATCCAGGGGAAAAAGACCTTACTTGTCGAGCTGGGTGACCAAAGTTTCTATAAAGAATTTTTTTCATTGGAAAAGGTAGAATATACCCCCTTACAACTTTCTCATAACTTGGATATTTCCTTGTGGTCAGGAAAAGACTGTTTAAAGGAATATGCGCTCTATTTGTTAAAATCAGAAATGCTGTATAAATTATTTTTTGAAAACAAGATCTCTAGAACTCTTATTCAAATTGCTCCCGGACTCTCAGAATTGGCTATACTCGGAAAAATTACGGCAGGTCCACGAAATCATGGGCCACCAACATCACATGAAGTGATTGTTGTTGATAGCTACTCAACGGGGCATTTTTTGGCTTTACTGAAGGCTCCAAAGGGGCTTTCAGAAATTATAAGATTTGGACCCATGGGCGAACAAAGTCGAAGTATTTTTAACTCCCTTTTGAATCCAGAAATATGTCAATACCACATTGTTACCTTGGCGGAGGAGCTGCCCTATTTAGAAGGTATGGAATTGTATGAAGAAATTGAAAAATTAACAAAAATGAAACCGAAACTTATTTTTAATAGAGTTATTGAAACAAACTTAAAGGAAAAGGATTTCTTAGAAGAATTTAAGTTAAATGATTTTCATAGATATATTAAATCAATACTTCAAAATCAGGAAAATTATTTTACTCAGACGAATCTGCAAAAAATAGAATTTGTCATTTTACCTCTGATATTTCAATCTAACCCCTTTGAGTTTATAAAAAGTCTAGCTCAAGAGGTGAATCTTTGA
- a CDS encoding AAA family ATPase, with amino-acid sequence MKNTGVIVSIGTGGVGKTTVSAGLGLYLASLGNKVLVLTIDPSKRLATTLGIGEEKGIVKVKLGRFADSFKGELYASIVDHQSVFNDFILRSSRKGGHIEKILNNKLYQQLSTSLSGSQEFTALEKLYSCFISKEFDYIVLDTPPAKHAIDFLSAPEKLASLFSENITKWFKDTQHGGNWLAAMISSGTRQVLKILEVLTGSEFVKELSLFFYYINDWQDQLHDRTLKAHELLVNPLTEFYLVTSIDPSKLKEATLLLKEIRKQGYSLTKVIMNRSIPSWDITKEFVSLPDLSVEKNQELVRLFNLLKSVFHHKSMTHQKFLEELQKTVQVLSLTEYNKSISDIESLDEVSREIGLKIQFGEKI; translated from the coding sequence TTGAAAAATACGGGGGTCATAGTATCCATTGGGACGGGTGGAGTCGGAAAAACAACAGTATCTGCAGGTCTTGGGCTTTATTTAGCCAGTTTGGGAAATAAAGTTTTAGTTTTAACCATTGACCCTTCAAAACGCCTAGCGACCACTTTGGGAATTGGGGAAGAGAAAGGCATAGTGAAAGTCAAACTTGGTCGTTTTGCAGACAGCTTTAAAGGTGAATTGTACGCCTCAATTGTTGATCATCAATCCGTGTTCAATGATTTTATTCTTCGCTCCTCTAGAAAAGGAGGTCATATTGAAAAAATTCTAAACAATAAATTGTATCAACAACTCTCAACGAGCTTGAGCGGTTCTCAAGAATTTACAGCTCTAGAAAAACTGTACTCCTGTTTCATCTCTAAAGAATTCGACTACATTGTTTTAGACACGCCGCCTGCAAAACATGCCATTGATTTTCTAAGCGCGCCAGAGAAGTTAGCCAGCTTGTTTAGTGAAAACATCACTAAGTGGTTTAAGGACACTCAGCATGGAGGAAATTGGCTTGCCGCCATGATTTCATCAGGAACAAGACAAGTGCTCAAGATTTTAGAAGTCTTAACAGGTTCAGAATTTGTTAAAGAATTAAGTCTATTTTTTTACTATATAAATGATTGGCAAGACCAACTTCACGACAGAACTCTTAAAGCTCATGAGCTTCTTGTCAATCCATTAACAGAATTTTATTTAGTCACAAGCATTGATCCATCTAAATTAAAAGAAGCTACCTTATTATTAAAAGAAATCAGGAAACAAGGTTACTCTTTGACTAAAGTGATCATGAATAGATCGATTCCTTCTTGGGATATAACTAAAGAATTTGTCTCTCTTCCTGACCTAAGTGTTGAAAAAAATCAAGAGCTTGTCAGACTTTTCAACTTATTAAAGTCTGTATTTCATCATAAGTCCATGACTCATCAAAAATTTCTTGAGGAATTACAGAAAACGGTTCAAGTCTTATCGCTTACTGAATATAATAAGTCTATCTCTGATATTGAAAGCTTAGATGAGGTATCAAGAGAAATAGGATTAAAAATTCAATTTGGTGAAAAAATATGA
- the gshA gene encoding glutamate--cysteine ligase — translation MNHYTRNELHKKILNQMEPICHWFKQKSLNLRFPIYSSYDIRDAGYKVSNVDANIFPAGFNNICPTDKESAIEIMNIYLKANYGDRLKKIVLVTEEHTNNPYYWDNVYTIKHLLESTGKEIRVAFPKQLTENLFLKSANGFEIIVESGLGSDPVFSEFKPDLIINNNDFSNAHEEWVKTIVVPQNPPRELGWYQRKKSNYFKYYNQLVSEFADVAGVDPMLFSVKTEYFQNFDINEEASKKKLAEIVDQTILNLKNEYEKRGWLQKPFVFVKNNAGTYGLAVIKVESGSDVLEWSYKSRKKMKAAKGGRDVEEVIIQEGIPSIVEKEGVVAEPVIYMIGSSLAGGFLRTHSEKSSTESLNSPGAVYKRLCVSDLEIRPDGCPMENVYGWTSKLGALAITMEAKELGVRI, via the coding sequence ATGAATCATTACACTCGAAATGAATTACATAAAAAAATATTAAACCAAATGGAGCCAATTTGCCATTGGTTCAAACAAAAATCTCTGAACTTAAGATTTCCCATATATTCTAGTTATGACATTAGGGACGCTGGTTATAAGGTTTCTAATGTCGATGCCAATATTTTCCCGGCTGGCTTTAATAACATATGCCCAACAGATAAAGAGTCTGCCATTGAAATAATGAATATTTACTTAAAAGCAAACTATGGTGATCGGCTAAAAAAAATTGTCTTGGTCACCGAAGAACATACGAATAATCCCTATTATTGGGACAATGTCTACACGATTAAGCATCTTCTTGAATCAACAGGAAAAGAAATTCGGGTAGCCTTTCCTAAGCAGTTAACAGAAAATCTTTTTTTAAAAAGTGCTAATGGTTTTGAAATCATCGTAGAATCTGGTTTAGGCTCTGATCCTGTTTTTTCTGAGTTCAAACCGGATTTGATAATTAATAACAATGATTTTTCTAATGCCCATGAAGAATGGGTAAAAACGATAGTTGTGCCACAAAATCCTCCGCGTGAATTAGGATGGTATCAAAGAAAAAAGAGTAATTATTTTAAATACTATAACCAGTTGGTCTCTGAGTTTGCGGATGTTGCCGGGGTTGATCCCATGTTGTTTTCTGTGAAGACCGAATATTTCCAAAATTTTGATATCAATGAAGAGGCAAGCAAAAAGAAATTGGCTGAAATTGTGGATCAAACTATTTTGAATTTGAAGAATGAATATGAAAAAAGGGGCTGGCTGCAAAAGCCCTTCGTTTTTGTAAAAAACAATGCGGGAACCTATGGTTTGGCCGTGATAAAGGTTGAAAGTGGAAGCGACGTTTTAGAATGGTCTTACAAGTCTCGAAAAAAAATGAAAGCCGCCAAAGGTGGCCGAGACGTTGAAGAGGTGATCATACAAGAAGGGATTCCTTCTATTGTTGAAAAAGAAGGAGTCGTCGCAGAGCCAGTAATCTATATGATTGGTTCAAGTCTGGCCGGTGGTTTTTTGAGGACGCATAGTGAAAAGTCATCAACGGAAAGTCTTAATAGCCCTGGCGCTGTTTATAAACGACTCTGCGTGAGCGATTTAGAGATCCGTCCAGATGGTTGTCCCATGGAAAATGTTTATGGTTGGACCTCAAAATTAGGAGCTTTGGCTATCACTATGGAAGCTAAAGAACTTGGCGTTAGGATCTGA